The following are encoded in a window of Castanea sativa cultivar Marrone di Chiusa Pesio chromosome 5, ASM4071231v1 genomic DNA:
- the LOC142634982 gene encoding uncharacterized protein LOC142634982, producing MEKIRCRLKFDNMFVVPQRHLSGGLALLWMNELDLHIRTFSLHHIDTVVNPRIDDAWRFMGFYGALETINREDSWSLLCYFNTQIDLLWLYIGDFNKITRLEEKLGGAMRLKKEMQKFRDGLDYCGLKDLGFSGLPFTWCNRRYKGPLCDGVVHSTWDMCSEGDLMGKVLKKAKAEAIAGRGNSQVKTLMDEINKLMDMEECMWNQRSKIDWLRDGDQNTKYFHCRATGRNKRNFIAGLKDNNGNWIEDENKIGGMIVRFYSSLLSLSNPMVFDEVLGGVEPLVTQEMNVELLRPFKASKVQFALKQMEVNTAPSPDGLPPLF from the exons ATGGAGAAAATTCGATGTCGTTTGAAGtttgataatatgtttgttgTTCCTCAAAGACATCTTAGTGGCGGGCTTGCTTTGCTGTGGATGAATGAGTTGGATCTTCACATTCGTACTTTCTCTCTGCATCATATCGACACAGTGGTAAATCCAAGGATTGATGATGCCTGGCGGTTCATGGGGTTTTATGGAGCTCTGGAGACAATCAATCGAGAAGATTCTTGGTCCCTGCTTTGTTACTTCAACACTCAAATTGATTTGTTGTGGCTCTATATCGgcgattttaacaaaataacaaGACTGGAGGAGAAGTTAGGGGGAGCTATGAGGCTTAAGAAGGAGATGCAAAAATTTCGAGATGGCTTAGATTACTGTGGTCTTAAAGACCTTGGTTTCTCTGGGTTGCCGTTCACATGGTGCAATAGAAGATATAAGGGTCCGTTG TGTGATGGGGTGGTTCATTCAACTTGGGATATGTGTTCGGAGGGTGATCTAATGGGTAAGGTACTGAAAAAG GCTAAAGCTGAAGCTATTGCAGGGAGGGGTAATAGTCAAGTTAAAACTCTGATGgatgaaattaataaattgatGGATATGGAAGAGTGTATGTGGAACCAAAGATCTAAAATTGATTGGCTCAGGGATGGTGATCAGAATACCAAGTACTTTCATTGTCGAGCAACTGGAAGAAACAAACGTAATTTCATAGCGGGTCTTAAAGATAATAATGGGAATTGGATTGAGGATGAAAACAAAATTGGGGGTATGATTGTTAGGTTTTACTCTTCTCTATTATCTTTGTCTAATCCTATGGTGTTTGATGAAGTTCTGGGTGGAGTTGAGCCTCTAGTTACTCAAGAAATGAATGTGGAGTTACTTAGACCTTTTAAAGCCTCTAAAGTCCAATTTGCTCTCAAGCAAATGGAAGTTAACACGGCCCCTAGCCCTGATGGGCTCCCTCCCCTTTTCTAA